In the Astatotilapia calliptera chromosome 5, fAstCal1.2, whole genome shotgun sequence genome, one interval contains:
- the LOC113022070 gene encoding secretory phospholipase A2 receptor-like: MKISTLRLLILMGLFKMTLCTYFGNNYYVKEQMTWSDARKYCRDKYTDLSSIGNQYEEELFISYISSLASVRTSYWIGLYQDDSDNWKWSGGTNASFFNWDPQDPIDPNNRCVVENQAGWRKKNCEDKFFFFCFKSHLVLVKENKTWEEALEHCRIKGMELFSLRSYSDLIQVMATSRTAEINNMWTSLRYLAGSWLWVDRILADHQAKNQNEMPQCPTWTHRCGALSLDEQHLVSWDCADRLNFVCYNGA, encoded by the coding sequence ATGAAGATAAGCACTCTCAGATTGCTTATTCTTATGGGTCTCTTCAAGATGACCCTCTGCACCTACTTTGGTAATAATTATTATGTCAAAGAACAAATGACTTGGTCTGACGCCAGAAAATACTGCAGAGATAAATATACTGATCTGTCATCAATCGGTAACCAGTATGAAGAGGAATTATTCATCAGTTACATTTCCTCTTTGGCATCGGTACGAACATCGTACTGGATTGGTCTCTACCAGGATGACAGTGATAACTGGAAGTGGTCAGGGGGGACAAATGCATCTTTCTTCAACTGGGATCCACAGGACCCTATAGATCCTAATAACAGATGTGTTGTAGAAAACCAAGCTGGCTGGCGTAAAAAGAATTGTGAGGacaaattcttcttcttctgctttaagAGCCACCTGGTCCTGGTGAAAGAAAACAAGACGTGGGAGGAAGCACTCGAGCACTGTCGTATAAAGGGCATGGAACTGTTCAGCTTGCGCTCATATTCTGATCTGATTCAAGTCATGGCGACAAGCAGAACAGCCGAAATCAACAACATGTGGACCAGCCTCCGCTACCTAGCTGGCAGCTGGCTTTGGGTGGATCGTATCCTTGCTGATCACCAGGCCAAGAACCAAAACGAGATGCCTCAGTGTCCCACCTGGACTCACCGCTGTGGGGCCCTCTCACTGGATGAGCAGCACTTGGTCAGCTGGGACTGTGCAGACAGACTCAACTTTGTCTGCTACAATGGAGCTTGA
- the si:ch211-286o17.1 gene encoding hematopoietic progenitor cell antigen CD34, giving the protein MAASSAQRTHRPCIMPPFALLLIVSFLNAGVMAQTDAPMKQETAAAVGSSIVRGDMVPKPSQFPANDDSQGQKLVYPTDKQGTQAATAATTTQMPGDNDYSQTEATQKAFGATEFVVHTEILESDTPAPSRGDGPNNKPKPVPKGDVRCVSKEVIEDRSAVSLKLKASSNCEESKVKIQSVLQELCSEDCKLEIYQENNSDEILVSGKYVEDDVTGMANKFNNDNIKDKTDVKEAVPRWGKNSKLVLVSLLLTGLLLAALLVAGYYLKMHRKNSKGVRLAESFQVDEENQANTLVSVAPLPQEQVDKPTVNGESPPENGTNATPTTNGHSATQTPVADTEM; this is encoded by the exons ATGGCAGCATCCTCCGCACAGAGAACACACAGGCCCTGCATAATGCCGCCTTTTGCTTTGCTCCTCAtcgtttcatttttaaatg CAGGAGTCATGGCGCAGACAGACGCACCTATGAAACAAGAAACAGCGGCGGCTGTGGGATCGTCGATAGTACGTGGAGACATGGTCCCAAAGCCATCACAATTTCCTG CAAACGATGATTCACAAGGTCAAAAGTTGGTATATCCTACTGATAAACAAGGAACTCAAGCGGCTACAGCAGCTACAACTACACAGATGCCGGGAGACAATGATTACAGTCAAACTGAAGCTACACAGAAGGCATTTGGTGCAACAGAATTTGTGGTACACACGGAAATTCTGGAATCAGATACTCCAGCACCTTCAAGAGGTGACGGACCTAACAATAAACCAAAG CCGGTGCCAAAGGGTGATGTCAGATGCGTGAGCAAAGAGGTTATCGAAGACAGAAGTGCTGTCAGTCTGAAACTCAAGGCATCCTCCAACTGT GAGGAATCTAAAGTGAAAATTCAAAGCGTTCTACAAGAGCTGTGTAGTGAGGACTGTAAACTAGAGATCTATCAGGAAAACAACTCCGATGAAATCCTTGTGTCTGGGAAATATGTTGAAG ATGATGTTACAGGCATGGCTAACAAGTTCAACAACGACAACATAAAAGACAAG ACTGATGTGAAGGAGGCTGTTCCTCGCTGGGGAAAGAACTCAAAGTTGGTACTGGTTTCCTTGTTGCTGACTGGCCTGTTGCTGGCTGCACTGCTGGTAGCTGGTTATTACCTCAAGATGCACCGCAAGAACTCAAAAGGAGTCAGACTG GCCGAGTCTTTTCAGGTTGATGAGGAGAACCAGGCCAATACACTGGTGTCTGTTGCACCCCTGCCCCAGGAGCAAGTTGATAAGCCCACTGTCAATGGAGAGTCTCCTCCAGAAAATGGGACCAACGCTACTCCCACTACCAATGGACACTCTGCCACCCAGACCCCCGTGGCTGACACAGAGATGTGA